The genomic stretch TGCACTCACAACCAGGATACCACCGTCCATCTGGGCGGCACCGGTGATCATGTTCTTGACATAGTCAGCGTGACCAGGGCAGTCAACGTGAGCGTAGTGACGATTCTCTGTCTCATACTCAACGTGGGCTGTTGCGATGGTGATCCCACGCTCGCGCTCTTCTGGGGCACCATCAATCTGATCATA from Magnetococcus sp. PR-3 encodes the following:
- a CDS encoding GTP-binding protein, whose translation is MAKEKFERTKPHVNIGTIGHVDHGKTTLTAAITKVMADAGRAEFQAYDQIDGAPEERERGITIATAHVEYETENRHYAHVDCPGHADYVKNMITGAAQMDGGILVVSA